In the Rubrivivax gelatinosus IL144 genome, TCGCGGATGACGCGCAGCTGTTCGGTCGACGCGGCGAGCAGCTCGGACGAGGTCTGCTCGACCTGCTGCGTGGTGTCGGTCACGCGCGCCACCGTGCTCTGCACCGAGGTGACGAGCGAACGCAGTTCCTCGACGGTGTAGTTCACCGAGTCGGCGATCGCGCCGGTGATGTCCTCGGTGACGGTGGCCTGCTGCGTCAGGTCGCCCTCGGCGACGGTCTGCAGCTCGTTCATCAGACGAAGAATGGCGGCCTGGTTGGCGTCGTTGACGCGTTTGGCCTCCAGCTCCTGGCGTTCGGCTTCCAGGCGCTGGCCTTCGGCGAGGCGGGCGCGCGCGGTCTGGTCGGCGACGAACAGGCGCAGCAGGCCGAAGGCGCCGGCGGCCAGCAGCAGCGCCGACAGCACGCCGGGGATCAGGATCGCGGCACGCAGGCCGCCGGAGCCGGCGAGCTCTCCCTGCAGCTCGTCGAGGCCGCGGCGCAGCGGTTCGCTGTCGCGCACGATGGCCGCCTGCGCTTCGCGCGCGCCGACCAGCCCCTGCAGGTTGCCGAGGATGGCGCCGGCTTCGGTGCGCGTCTTGTCGTACTGGGCGATCAGCTGCTGCAGCTGCTCGCGGGCCTGCGGCTCGCGCGTGCCCGGCAGGCGCAGCTCGGGGCTGCCGTCGAGCAGGCCCTGGGCGATCTCGCGGAAGGAGTTCAGGTCCTTGCCGAGCAGGAACACGGCCTCGGCGCTGACGCCTTCGGTGGTCTGGAACTCGTTGGCGCTCTTGCCGATGCGCTGGGTCAGCATGACGAGCTGGCCGACGGCCGACAGCTCGCCGGCCGAGGCGCCGCTCTGCAGCTTCAGCGAGGACACCGTCTCGGCGGTCTCCAGCAGGTCGGCCGACTGGCGGTTGATCGTGCGCAGCGCGGCGCCGACCTGGGTCAGCGTCTTCTGCTGGGCGAGCACCGCACGCGCGCTCTTGTCGGCGCGGTCGACCATCGGCAGCAGCGCCTCGACTCGATCGGCGTGCTCGCCCGAGACCGCCGGCACCTCGCCGCCTTCGGCCAGGCCGTGCACGTTGCGCACCAGGATCTCGACGCTTTCCTTCAGTTCGCCGAAGGCCTGCGGCGTGCCCAGCAGCGCCTGCGTCACCGACTTGGCCAGGCGCTGCGACTGCGTCTGGGCCTGGCCGGCGGCCGACACCTGCTGCGCGCTGCGGCTGGCGGCGACGATGCCGGCGCCGCCGCTGAGCACCAGCCCGGTCAGGCCGATGCCGAAGGCGAAGGCCATCAGCTGCTGCTGGCGCGCCACCGGCAGGCCGCCGACGAAGGGCAGCCCGGTGGCCGCGGCCGGCGCGCCGTCCTCGGGCGCGCGGGTGTTGACATACTCGCCGGCCAGCTCGGACGGCGCGGCCTCGGAGATGATCGACGAGTCGTCGGCCCGGGTCTCGGCCGGCGCCAGCGTGCCGGGGCCGAGGCGGATCGTCGCGTCCATCGCGTCGCCGGCGACGGTGAGGGCTTCGGGTGAAGGCGCCGGCGGCGTCGGGGTGCGGCCCCGCGCGGGGCTCTTCAGCTTGTCGAGAAGGCTCATTCGGTCCTCGCGGCGTTCGTCATCGGGCGATGCCGAGAAACTGTTCGTGCTGCACCAGCGCGGCCGGATCGATCTCCTGCCACACGCGCTGACGGTCGTCGCGCCATCGGGGGCCGGCGAACGACGGGCGCGACAGCTCGTCGTCGGGCTCGCGCTGAAGCTGGGCCGCGGTGCGCAGGCCGGCCAGGCGCTCGAACAGCAGCGCCACATGGCTGCCGACGGAAGGGTTCAGGGCCAGCAGCCGGGCCTGCTCGCGCACGCCCTCGGCCGCGGCCTGGGTCGGCCGCAGGCCGAGGAAGGCGGCGAAGTCGACGACGCCGTGCAGCCCGCCACGCAGGTTGGCGACGCCGACGAACCACGGCCGGGTGTGCGGCACCGGCGCGATCGTGCCGACCGGGAAGATCTCGCCGGCTCCGGCCAGCGGCAGCAGCAGGCCGACGCCGGCGCACTCGATGGCCAGCCACGACGCCGACGGCGCCTCGGTGCGCACGGCGCTCAGCCGTTGCGCCAGGCGGCTCTGCAACTCCCGCAGGGCGTCGCGCTTGGCCATCGTGTCAGTCGAAAGCGCGGATCTTGGCGAGCAGCTCGTCGGCCTGCACCGGCTTGACGATGTAGTCGCGTGCCCCCTGGCGCAGGCCCCAGACCTTGTCGGTCTCCTGGCCCTTGCTGGTGCACATGATCACCGGCACCTCGGCGTAGCGCGGATCGCGCGTGATCTGGCGCGTGAGCTGGAAGCCGTTCTGGCCCGGCATCACGACGTCCATCAGGATCAGATCCGGCAGCTGCTCCTCGAGGCGGCGCATGGCCTCGTCGCCGTTCTCGGCGGTGCGCACGGCGTAGCCGCGCTTGCCGAGGATGTCCGACAGGTGGTGCAGCTCGGTCTTCGAGTCGTCGACGACGAGGATGTTGCGGATGGCCATCGGCGGGCGGAGTTGGGTGTTCTGACGGTGCGGCGGCGGCCGCGGCTTCAGGCGGCGGTGCGGCGGAAAGCCTCCACCGCGCGCAGCAGCTGTTCCTTGGTGAAGGGCTTGGTCAGGTAGTCCTCGGAGCCGACCATGCGGCCGCGGGCCTTGTCGAACAGACCGTCCTTGGACGACAGCATGATGACCGGGACCTTCGCGAAACGCGGGTTGCGCTTGATGATGGCGCAGGTCTGGTAACCGTCCAGCCGCGGCATCAGGATGTCGCAGAAGATCAGTTGGGGGTCGTGGTCATTGACCTTGGCGAGCGCGTCGAAGCCGTCTTCGGCGAGCACGACCTCGTGGCCGCCCTGGCGCAGGAAGATCTCGGCGCTGCGCCGGATCGTGTTGCTGTCGTCGATCACGAGGACCTTGGCGCCCGAGGGCACGGCTTCGTTCACGTCACTGCCCACCTGTCGAAAAGGAGAGCGCGGCCGTCACGATGGCCGCCGCTGGACATCAGATTTCGACCATTTCGAAATCTTCTTTACGGGCGCCGCATTCCGGACAGGTCCAATTCATCGGAACGTCGGCCCATGCGGTGCCCGCGGCAATGCCATGTTCCGGATCGCCGACGGCTTCGTCGTAGATCCAGCCGCAGATCAGACACATCCAGGTTCGGCTTTGGCTCACGTCGGGGCGGTCACTCACTACAATGGGCAACGATTGTAGTCACGCATATCCAAGAAAAATCA is a window encoding:
- a CDS encoding methyl-accepting chemotaxis protein — protein: MSLLDKLKSPARGRTPTPPAPSPEALTVAGDAMDATIRLGPGTLAPAETRADDSSIISEAAPSELAGEYVNTRAPEDGAPAAATGLPFVGGLPVARQQQLMAFAFGIGLTGLVLSGGAGIVAASRSAQQVSAAGQAQTQSQRLAKSVTQALLGTPQAFGELKESVEILVRNVHGLAEGGEVPAVSGEHADRVEALLPMVDRADKSARAVLAQQKTLTQVGAALRTINRQSADLLETAETVSSLKLQSGASAGELSAVGQLVMLTQRIGKSANEFQTTEGVSAEAVFLLGKDLNSFREIAQGLLDGSPELRLPGTREPQAREQLQQLIAQYDKTRTEAGAILGNLQGLVGAREAQAAIVRDSEPLRRGLDELQGELAGSGGLRAAILIPGVLSALLLAAGAFGLLRLFVADQTARARLAEGQRLEAERQELEAKRVNDANQAAILRLMNELQTVAEGDLTQQATVTEDITGAIADSVNYTVEELRSLVTSVQSTVARVTDTTQQVEQTSSELLAASTEQLRVIRETGESVLGMASRITEVSADAQRTAEVARQSLEAAATGQQAVQNTIGGMNSIRDQIQETSKRIKRLGESSQEIGEITELISDITEQTNVLALNAAIQAASAGEAGRGFSVVAEEVQRLAERSAEATRNIAAIVRTIQTDTQDAVAAMERSTQGVIEGARLSDAAGSALADIDRVTRELAELIARIAAQASSEAESAGGVAENIQHIFAVTEQTGEGTRSTAQMVHELSRAAEQLRASIARFKIA
- a CDS encoding response regulator, which gives rise to MAIRNILVVDDSKTELHHLSDILGKRGYAVRTAENGDEAMRRLEEQLPDLILMDVVMPGQNGFQLTRQITRDPRYAEVPVIMCTSKGQETDKVWGLRQGARDYIVKPVQADELLAKIRAFD
- a CDS encoding rubredoxin — translated: MCLICGWIYDEAVGDPEHGIAAGTAWADVPMNWTCPECGARKEDFEMVEI
- a CDS encoding response regulator, which codes for MNEAVPSGAKVLVIDDSNTIRRSAEIFLRQGGHEVVLAEDGFDALAKVNDHDPQLIFCDILMPRLDGYQTCAIIKRNPRFAKVPVIMLSSKDGLFDKARGRMVGSEDYLTKPFTKEQLLRAVEAFRRTAA
- a CDS encoding chemotaxis protein CheW, which produces MAKRDALRELQSRLAQRLSAVRTEAPSASWLAIECAGVGLLLPLAGAGEIFPVGTIAPVPHTRPWFVGVANLRGGLHGVVDFAAFLGLRPTQAAAEGVREQARLLALNPSVGSHVALLFERLAGLRTAAQLQREPDDELSRPSFAGPRWRDDRQRVWQEIDPAALVQHEQFLGIAR